One genomic segment of Oreochromis aureus strain Israel breed Guangdong linkage group 9, ZZ_aureus, whole genome shotgun sequence includes these proteins:
- the LOC120441820 gene encoding paired mesoderm homeobox protein 2-like: MEDYGMHFSPDLWISGSSLEGSLPLEELAAWAEAALAKEMSNNMFETAEAVSSSLTEEELVFAAPRNQDGSSTVTSTTHEKEEKAKVLKGRIRGLFSDSQLKTLVNHFNQKFYPDPREMTELAELTGLTYKQVKTWFQNRRRKFRRSPDSQHLNQGVPLHFQGASSLSEQLDISFMRMGPLSSCCGQCCPWTSMDPPQLTPDATRQLTL, from the exons ATGGAAGATTATGGGATGCACTTTTCTCCAG ACTTGTGGATTTCTGGCAGCAGCCTTGAAGGGAGTCTTCCCTTGGAAGAACTCGCTGCATGGGCTGAGGCAGCTCTCGCTAAGGAGATGAGCAACAACATGTTTGAGACTGCTGAAGCTGTTTCCAGCTCTCTCACGGAGGAGGAACTGGTTTTTGCTGCCCCACGAAACCAGGATGGCAGCAGCACTGTCACAAGTACTACGCATGAGAAGGAAGAAAAGGCCAAGGTGCTCAAAGGAAGGATCCGGGGGCTGTTCTCAGACAGCCAGTTAAAAACTCTTGTCAATCACTTTAATCAGAAATTTTACCCTGACCCACGGGAGATGACAGAGTTGGCAGAGTTGACAGGACTGACCTACAAACAG GTGAAGACTTGGTTTCAAAACCGAAGGAGAAAGTTTAGGAGGAGTCCAGATTCTCAGCATCTCAATCAGGGCGTCCCACTTCAT TTTCAGGGAGCGTCCTCACTCAGCGAGCAACTGGACATCAGCTTCATGAGAATGGGCCCACTTTCCTCATGCTGTGGGCAATGTTGTCCCTGGACCTCAATGGACCCTCCACAACTCACCCCAGATGCCACCAGGCAACTGACATTATGA
- the LOC116311580 gene encoding paired mesoderm homeobox protein 2-like translates to MEDYGMHFSPDLWFSGSSLEGSLPLEELAAWAEAALAKEMSNNMFETAEAVSSSLTEEELVFAAPRNQDGSSTVTSTTHEKEEKAKVLKGRIRGLFSDSQLKTLVNHFNQKIYPDPREMTELAELTGLTYKQVKTWFQNRRRKFRRSPDSQHLNQGVPLHFQGASSLSEQLDISFMRMGPLSSCCGQCCPWTSMDPPQLIPDVWLVDATRQRTL, encoded by the exons ATGGAAGATTATGGGATGCACTTTTCTCCAG ACTTGTGGTTTTCTGGCAGCAGCCTTGAAGGGAGTCTTCCCTTGGAAGAACTCGCTGCATGGGCTGAGGCAGCTCTCGCTAAGGAGATGAGCAACAACATGTTTGAGACTGCTGAAGCTGTTTCCAGCTCTCTCACAGAGGAGGAACTGGTTTTTGCTGCCCCACGAAACCAGGATGGCAGCAGCACTGTCACAAGTACTACGCATGAGAAGGAAGAAAAGGCCAAGGTGCTCAAAGGAAGGATCCGGGGGCTGTTCTCAGACAGCCAGTTAAAAACTCTTGTCAATCACTTTAATCAGAAAATTTACCCTGATCCACGGGAGATGACAGAGTTGGCAGAGTTGACAGGACTGACCTACAAACAG GTGAAGACTTGGTTTCAAAACCGAAGGAGAAAGTTTAGGAGGAGTCCAGATTCTCAGCATCTCAATCAGGGCGTCCCACTTCAT TTTCAGGGAGCATCCTCACTCAGCGAGCAACTGGACATCAGCTTCATGAGAATGGGCCCACTTTCCTCATGCTGTGGGCAATGTTGTCCCTGGACCTCAATGGACCCTCCACAACTCATCCCAGATGTTTGGCTGGTCGATGCCACCAGGCAACGGACATTATGA